One segment of candidate division KSB1 bacterium DNA contains the following:
- the prmC gene encoding peptide chain release factor N(5)-glutamine methyltransferase has protein sequence MSDGQKKLLTVKEVLDRTADYFKEKKIENSRFNAELLLAHVLNMRRIDLYLNFDRPLIEAEIAELRKLIVRRLKREPLQYILGQTEFYSLPIHLTPAVLIPRPETEILVQKVIEHCRALSTEEIQILDVGTGSGCIAVALAKNVTNAVVTAVDVSADALEVARGNAVLNEVEVRFFELDALKPWPPEFLGVFDVVVSNPPYVSYSEYQHLQPEVRDYEPKISLLGGNDGLEFYRRFALHCASLLKPQGAAFFEIGDRQAVSVRNIFAEAGFENLQIFDDLAGRNRVITMQWNRSSL, from the coding sequence GTGTCGGACGGGCAGAAAAAACTGTTGACCGTCAAAGAAGTACTCGACAGGACGGCCGACTATTTCAAAGAAAAAAAGATCGAAAACTCGCGTTTCAACGCCGAGCTGTTGTTGGCGCACGTGCTGAATATGCGGCGAATCGATCTTTATTTGAACTTTGATCGGCCGTTGATCGAAGCAGAGATCGCCGAACTCAGAAAGCTGATCGTGCGCCGCCTCAAACGTGAACCGCTGCAGTACATTCTCGGCCAAACCGAATTCTATTCGTTGCCCATTCACCTGACCCCTGCCGTTCTCATCCCGAGGCCCGAAACCGAGATCTTGGTACAAAAGGTCATCGAACATTGTCGCGCGCTGAGTACCGAAGAGATACAAATTCTCGACGTCGGCACCGGTTCCGGCTGCATTGCCGTGGCGCTGGCCAAGAATGTGACGAACGCCGTTGTGACCGCCGTAGATGTTTCAGCAGATGCTCTAGAGGTTGCCCGCGGTAATGCGGTGCTGAACGAAGTCGAGGTCCGCTTTTTTGAACTCGACGCGCTCAAGCCGTGGCCGCCCGAGTTTTTGGGCGTTTTCGACGTCGTCGTCAGCAATCCGCCTTATGTAAGCTATTCCGAATATCAGCATCTGCAGCCGGAGGTGCGCGATTACGAGCCCAAAATCAGCCTATTGGGCGGCAACGACGGTCTGGAATTCTACCGCCGGTTTGCGCTGCATTGCGCCTCGCTGCTCAAACCGCAGGGCGCGGCGTTCTTTGAGATAGGCGATCGGCAGGCGGTCAGCGTGCGGAATATTTTTGCCGAGGCAGGCTTTGAAAACCTGCAAATCTTTGACGATTTGGCAGGGAGAAATCGAGTCATCACCATGCAATGGAATAGGAGCAGTTTATGA